The Shewanella halotolerans region GTTTGACAGTTGGGTGGCCTCGGGCAGCACCTCACTGCTAAGTAGGGTGTCTATGTCCAGCAGAATCACCATCTTGTCCGCCAGATTGGCGAGTCCCTTGATGAAGGTGAGATCTGTCTCCTCGCCGAAGTCGGGGGCGTCGCGCAGATCCCTGTGATGGACACTGAAGACATCAGAGACGGCATCGACCACTATGCCGATCACCTTGTGTTCGTCGCCGATACAGACCTTGATGACGATCACCACGGTTGTGGGGCCATAGTCCAGGCTGGCGATACCGAATCGTTGCCGTAGATCTATGATGGGGACTATGGTGCCGCGCAGGTTGATGA contains the following coding sequences:
- a CDS encoding chemotaxis protein CheW; amino-acid sequence: MTQADEAGITLTAKDDASDQYLTFIMADEEYGVDILSVQEIRGWEPTTVIPNSPSHVKGVINLRGTIVPIIDLRQRFGIASLDYGPTTVVIVIKVCIGDEHKVIGIVVDAVSDVFSVHHRDLRDAPDFGEETDLTFIKGLANLADKMVILLDIDTLLSSEVLPEATQLSNIINNIDAASTQAVSA